From Podospora bellae-mahoneyi strain CBS 112042 chromosome 3, whole genome shotgun sequence, the proteins below share one genomic window:
- the GOT1 gene encoding Golgi Transport (COG:P; EggNog:ENOG503P422), whose translation MMWLSDSQKVGVAFCSGGGFFLIGGVLLFFDRAMLAMGNILFLIGLTIIIGPAKTAVFFARRQKIQGTLAFFSGLTLIFLRWPLIGFLIELYGILILFGDFLGTILGFARNIPVVGPYVGMLVDRTGLGARRNAELPV comes from the exons ATGATGTGGTTATCAGACTCGCAGA AGGTCGGAGTGGCCTTCTGCTCAGGCGGCGGCTTCTTTCTCATAGGGGGTgtactcctcttcttcgatAGAGCCATGCTCGCAATGGGCAAT ATTCTCTTCCTGATCGGCCTAACAATCATCATCGGCCCTGCCAAAACAGCCGTATTTTTCGCCCGCCGACAGAAAATCCAAGGAACTCTCGCCTTCTTTTCCGGCCTGACGTTGATTTTCCTCCGGTGGCCTCTGATCGGTTTTCTTATCGAGCTGTACGGGATTTTGATCCTGTTTGGGGACTTTTTGGGGACGATTCTCGGGTTTGCGAGGAATATTCCCGTTGTTGGGCCGTATGTGGGCATGTTGGTTGACAGGACGGGCttgggggcgaggaggaatgCTGAGTTGCCTGTTTAG
- the PFY1 gene encoding profilin, required for normal timing of actin polymerization in response to thermal stress (COG:Z; EggNog:ENOG503P5G2) — MSWQAYVDSSLVGSGHIDKAAIVSAAGDSTWAATPGFTVSPSEITSIISILNETDKSNGPAATKAFAEGIHVGGERYVATRNEDRHVYGRQGRTGICIVKTKQAILVGHYGENAQAGNATQTVEALADYLIGLGY, encoded by the exons ATGTCCTGGCAAG cttATGTTGACTCGAG CCTCGTCGGCTCCGGCCACATCGACAAAGCCGCCATCGTCAGCGCCGCCGGCGACAGCACTTGGGCCGCGACCCCCGGCTTCACC GTCTCTCCCTCAGAAATaacctccatcatctccatcctcaacgaAACCGACAAGTCCAACGgccccgccgccaccaaggccTTCGCCGAGGGCATCCACGTCGGCGGAGAGCGCTACGTTGCCACCCGCAACGAGGACCGCCACGTCTACGGCCGCCAGGGGAGGACGGGCATCTGCATCGTCAAGACCAAACAGGCCATCCTCGTCGGCCACTACGGCGAGAACGCCCAGGCCGGCAACGCCACCCAGACGGTCGAGGCGCTGGCTGATTACCTGATTGGTCTTGGTTATTAA